One genomic window of Methyloceanibacter sp. wino2 includes the following:
- a CDS encoding heavy metal translocating P-type ATPase encodes MTDKTLQPSETAVDPVCGMTVDLTAGKPSTVHDGKDYHFCSKGCLAKFTADPERYLNGAPEPEPAPPGTLYTCPMHPEIVQEGPGACPICGMALEPMGIPAEDAPNEELIDFTRRLWIAAPLALIVAAIEMSGHLFGLDVLPFLEPHAKQWLLFALATPVVLWCGWPFFMRGVQSLRTGHLNMFTLIGLGTGAAYLYSVVGTFAPGLFPESMRDAHGLVPVYFEAAAVIVALVLLGQVLELRAREKTGGAIRALLDLAPKTALRVGADGDTETIPLADVQVGDILRVRPGDQVPIDGTVIDGRSQVDESMLTGEPVPVTKGQNDTVTGGTLNGTGSFDMRVDRTGAETTLSQVVHMVAEAQRSRAPIQRLADSVAGYFVPAVIAVAVIAFIAWLLVGPAPQLAYALVAAVSVLIIACPCALGLATPISIMVATGRGAQAGVLIRNAAGLERLAKVDTIVVDKTGTLTEGKPALTDIEAVNGFTDAKVLGIAAALESGSEHPLAVAILKGASDKGVKVEKARDFEAVTGQGVIGRVGGNIGGHAARLGNSQLMDEHRINILDVKDTVTRLRKEGKTVVYLAVDNRLAGIVAVADPIRESAKDSIATLHGLGLRIVMATGDNITTARSVADQLGVDEVHAGMTPGEKLELVEELEKQGAVVAMAGDGINDAPALAKADVGIAMGTGADVAVESADMTLLKSDLRGVARGVKLARATMRNIKQNLFFAFCYNAIGVPIAAGVLYPVAGIVLSPMIAAAAMSLSSVSVVGNALRLRRVDL; translated from the coding sequence ATGACAGACAAAACGCTCCAGCCTTCCGAAACCGCCGTCGACCCTGTCTGCGGCATGACCGTCGACCTCACCGCCGGCAAGCCGAGCACGGTGCACGACGGCAAAGACTATCACTTCTGCTCGAAGGGCTGCCTCGCGAAGTTTACCGCCGATCCCGAGCGCTACCTGAACGGCGCCCCCGAGCCGGAGCCCGCCCCGCCGGGCACGCTCTACACGTGCCCCATGCACCCGGAGATTGTCCAAGAGGGCCCCGGCGCATGCCCCATCTGCGGCATGGCCTTGGAGCCCATGGGGATCCCGGCGGAGGACGCGCCTAACGAAGAACTCATCGATTTCACGCGGCGCCTCTGGATCGCGGCGCCGCTCGCGCTGATCGTGGCCGCTATCGAGATGAGCGGGCATCTGTTCGGGCTCGACGTGTTGCCGTTCCTGGAGCCGCACGCCAAGCAATGGCTCCTGTTCGCCCTGGCGACACCCGTGGTGCTGTGGTGCGGCTGGCCGTTCTTCATGCGCGGTGTGCAGTCCTTACGCACCGGCCATCTCAACATGTTCACCCTGATCGGCCTCGGCACGGGCGCAGCCTATCTCTACAGCGTCGTCGGGACGTTCGCGCCGGGCCTCTTTCCCGAATCCATGCGCGACGCACATGGGCTGGTCCCGGTCTATTTCGAGGCGGCAGCTGTCATCGTCGCGCTGGTGCTGCTCGGGCAAGTCCTCGAGCTGCGCGCCCGCGAAAAGACCGGCGGCGCCATCCGCGCCTTGCTCGACCTTGCGCCCAAGACGGCGTTGCGCGTTGGTGCCGACGGCGACACCGAGACCATCCCGCTCGCCGACGTGCAGGTCGGCGACATCCTGCGGGTTCGTCCGGGGGATCAGGTTCCCATCGACGGCACCGTCATCGACGGGCGAAGCCAAGTCGACGAGTCGATGTTGACCGGCGAACCCGTCCCCGTCACCAAGGGGCAGAACGACACGGTCACGGGCGGCACCCTCAACGGCACGGGGTCGTTCGACATGCGCGTGGACCGAACGGGCGCCGAAACGACGCTGTCCCAGGTCGTGCACATGGTCGCCGAGGCGCAACGCTCCCGCGCGCCGATCCAGCGTCTTGCCGATAGCGTCGCGGGCTACTTCGTCCCCGCCGTCATTGCCGTCGCCGTGATCGCCTTCATCGCTTGGCTGCTCGTCGGCCCGGCCCCGCAGCTTGCTTATGCTCTCGTGGCCGCGGTCAGCGTGTTGATCATCGCTTGCCCCTGCGCACTGGGTCTTGCGACGCCGATCTCGATCATGGTCGCGACGGGCCGCGGCGCACAGGCCGGCGTCCTTATTCGCAATGCCGCCGGGCTGGAGCGCCTCGCCAAGGTCGACACCATCGTCGTGGACAAGACCGGCACCCTCACCGAGGGCAAACCCGCCCTGACTGACATCGAGGCCGTGAACGGCTTTACCGACGCCAAGGTGCTCGGCATTGCCGCCGCGCTCGAGAGCGGCAGCGAACACCCTCTCGCCGTCGCGATCCTGAAAGGCGCGTCCGACAAAGGCGTGAAGGTCGAGAAGGCGCGGGACTTCGAGGCAGTGACCGGACAAGGCGTCATCGGCCGGGTCGGCGGGAACATCGGCGGGCACGCGGCGCGGCTGGGCAACAGCCAGTTGATGGACGAACACCGGATCAACATCCTCGACGTCAAGGATACGGTGACGCGGCTCCGCAAGGAGGGAAAGACCGTCGTCTATCTCGCGGTCGACAACCGGCTGGCCGGCATCGTCGCCGTGGCCGATCCCATCCGGGAGAGCGCAAAGGACTCCATCGCCACCCTTCACGGCTTGGGCTTGCGCATCGTGATGGCGACCGGCGACAACATCACGACTGCCAGGTCGGTCGCCGACCAGCTCGGGGTCGACGAGGTTCACGCCGGCATGACGCCGGGCGAGAAGCTGGAACTCGTGGAAGAGCTCGAGAAGCAGGGCGCGGTCGTGGCCATGGCGGGCGACGGCATCAACGACGCGCCCGCGCTTGCCAAGGCCGACGTCGGCATCGCCATGGGCACGGGCGCGGACGTCGCTGTCGAGAGCGCGGATATGACCCTGCTCAAGAGCGATCTGCGCGGCGTCGCGCGCGGCGTGAAACTGGCGCGCGCCACCATGCGCAATATCAAGCAGAACCTGTTCTTCGCGTTCTGCTACAACGCGATTGGCGTCCCCATCGCGGCCGGCGTGCTCTACCCTGTCGCCGGAATCGTGCTGTCGCCCATGATCGCGGCCGCGGCCATGAGCCTGTCGTCCGTTTCCGTCGTCGGGAACGCGCTACGCCTGCGCCGTGTTGACCTGTAA
- a CDS encoding c-type cytochrome, with amino-acid sequence MRTVAWELCIALAAVAGVGAGYLLTEGGTTVRYPSNVPQKIDALDPGPKTDLIRYGRDLVEDTPRFIGKSAQNPAMAFGGNNLSCQSCHLNAGLKPFAAPFVSTAATFPMLVDNKVITLPDRINSCMRLGLNGKPLPEDSREMLALIAYLEFVGKDTPEGVRLPGSGLMPIAVPRDVPSARRGETVYAQHCLSCHGQDGQGAPRLPPEVGYYVPPLWGEDSFNGGAGMGQIAYAASYIRANMPIGVDHENPVLSVQDAWDVAAYMIVHPRPMAPARQPVAPMIIEELPIPAPADANAALPGQELVPDLTAPPPPPRAP; translated from the coding sequence TTGAGAACAGTTGCATGGGAATTGTGCATCGCCTTGGCGGCGGTTGCGGGGGTTGGCGCAGGGTACCTGCTCACGGAAGGCGGCACCACGGTTCGTTATCCTTCGAACGTGCCGCAAAAGATCGACGCGCTGGACCCAGGGCCCAAGACCGACCTGATCCGGTATGGCCGGGATCTTGTCGAAGACACGCCGCGTTTCATTGGCAAGAGTGCACAGAATCCCGCAATGGCCTTTGGCGGCAACAATTTGTCCTGCCAGAGTTGCCATTTGAATGCTGGACTGAAGCCCTTCGCCGCGCCCTTCGTCTCGACCGCCGCGACATTCCCGATGCTTGTGGACAACAAGGTCATCACGCTGCCCGATCGCATCAACTCGTGCATGAGGCTCGGACTGAACGGGAAGCCGTTGCCGGAGGACAGCCGCGAGATGTTGGCCTTGATCGCCTATCTCGAATTCGTGGGCAAGGACACGCCGGAGGGCGTGCGCCTGCCGGGCTCGGGATTGATGCCGATTGCGGTTCCCCGCGACGTGCCGAGTGCCCGGCGCGGCGAGACGGTTTATGCGCAGCACTGCCTGAGTTGTCACGGCCAGGACGGGCAGGGCGCGCCGAGGCTGCCGCCCGAGGTCGGCTACTACGTGCCGCCGCTTTGGGGTGAGGACAGCTTCAATGGCGGGGCGGGCATGGGCCAGATCGCGTATGCCGCCTCGTATATCCGCGCCAACATGCCCATCGGGGTGGACCACGAGAACCCGGTCCTGAGCGTGCAGGATGCCTGGGACGTTGCGGCCTACATGATCGTGCATCCGCGGCCGATGGCGCCGGCACGGCAGCCCGTCGCGCCGATGATCATCGAAGAGCTTCCGATTCCGGCGCCGGCGGATGCCAATGCGGCCCTGCCGGGGCAGGAACTCGTGCCCGACCTCACCGCTCCGCCGCCCCCGCCCCGCGCGCCTTAG
- a CDS encoding helix-turn-helix transcriptional regulator: MDFNQSLIALSALGQETRLEVFRLLIRAGDRGMQAGEISDALNVRQNTMSANLSVLVRAGLIRNVREGRTIRYYANIDGIRGLLAFLMEDCCGGNAELCKTVLDEIACECGEGERAS, encoded by the coding sequence ATGGATTTTAATCAGAGCCTGATCGCGCTCTCGGCGCTTGGCCAGGAGACGCGGCTGGAGGTCTTTCGACTTCTGATCCGGGCCGGCGATCGCGGCATGCAAGCCGGAGAAATCAGCGACGCCTTGAATGTCCGGCAAAACACGATGTCGGCCAATTTGAGTGTGCTCGTGCGCGCAGGTCTGATCCGCAACGTGCGCGAGGGCCGAACCATCCGCTATTACGCAAATATCGACGGCATCCGGGGCCTGCTCGCGTTCCTGATGGAAGACTGCTGCGGCGGCAATGCCGAGCTGTGCAAGACCGTTCTCGACGAAATCGCCTGCGAGTGCGGAGAAGGAGAAAGAGCATCGTGA
- the arsC gene encoding arsenate reductase (glutaredoxin) (This arsenate reductase requires both glutathione and glutaredoxin to convert arsenate to arsenite, after which the efflux transporter formed by ArsA and ArsB can extrude the arsenite from the cell, providing resistance.) → MTAVIHHNPNCGTSRNTLKMIEASGEDVRVIEYLETGWTRPQLIALFAGASLTPRTALRVSKSPAEELGLTDPSVSDDAILDAMLEHPILVNRPIVVTPKGIRLCRPSELVLDLLENPHFGVFTKEDGEQIDTGRA, encoded by the coding sequence GTGACCGCCGTCATCCACCACAATCCCAACTGCGGCACGTCGCGCAACACGCTCAAGATGATCGAAGCGTCTGGCGAGGACGTCCGTGTCATCGAGTATCTCGAAACGGGATGGACACGGCCGCAGCTGATTGCCCTGTTTGCGGGCGCGTCGCTTACGCCGCGCACGGCGTTGCGGGTGAGCAAATCGCCGGCCGAAGAGTTGGGGCTGACCGACCCGTCTGTATCCGATGACGCAATCCTCGATGCCATGCTGGAGCATCCCATCCTGGTCAATCGGCCGATCGTCGTGACGCCCAAGGGCATTCGCCTGTGCCGTCCGAGCGAGCTTGTGCTCGATCTCCTCGAGAATCCGCATTTCGGCGTCTTCACCAAGGAAGACGGCGAGCAGATCGACACGGGGAGGGCGTAA
- the arsH gene encoding arsenical resistance protein ArsH: protein MQPVDAAYYAGPDDPDHKPRILILYGSLRARSFSKLLALEAERLLKWHGCETRIFDPRGLPLPDAEEIDHPKVQELRELAAWSEGMVWVSPERHGAMSGIMKAQIDWIPLALGAVRPTQGKTLAVMQVCGGSQSFNTVNQMRVLGRWMRMVTIPNQSSVAKAFLEFDDNDRMKPSAYYNRVVDVIEELVKFTYMVRSRAAPLVDRYSERVESAEELSKRVNQRSL from the coding sequence ATGCAGCCGGTCGATGCTGCCTACTATGCCGGCCCCGACGATCCGGATCACAAGCCGCGCATTCTCATCCTCTATGGTTCGTTGCGGGCGCGTTCCTTCTCGAAGCTTTTAGCTCTGGAGGCGGAGCGCCTCTTGAAGTGGCATGGCTGCGAAACCCGCATCTTCGATCCGCGCGGGTTGCCGTTGCCGGACGCGGAGGAAATCGATCACCCCAAGGTTCAGGAGTTGCGGGAGCTTGCGGCGTGGTCGGAAGGAATGGTCTGGGTTTCGCCGGAGCGGCACGGTGCGATGTCCGGCATCATGAAAGCGCAGATCGACTGGATTCCGCTGGCGCTCGGCGCCGTGCGTCCGACACAGGGCAAGACGCTTGCCGTGATGCAGGTCTGCGGCGGTTCGCAGAGCTTCAACACCGTCAACCAGATGCGCGTGCTTGGACGCTGGATGCGGATGGTGACGATCCCAAACCAGTCTTCCGTGGCGAAAGCTTTTCTCGAGTTCGACGACAATGATCGCATGAAGCCCTCGGCCTATTACAACCGGGTCGTGGATGTTATCGAAGAGCTCGTGAAGTTCACCTATATGGTGCGCAGCCGCGCGGCGCCGCTCGTCGATCGTTATTCGGAACGCGTCGAGAGCGCGGAAGAACTGTCGAAACGGGTCAATCAGCGCAGTCTTTAA
- the dusA gene encoding tRNA dihydrouridine(20/20a) synthase DusA produces MSLKPDSHRFCVAPMMEWTDRHCRTFLRLISARAFLYTEMVTADAVLHGDRVRVLGFNAAEHPVGLQLGGSDPAGLAEAARIGADWGYDEINLNIGCPSDRVQSGRFGACLMAEPKLVAECVSAMRDAVDVPVTVKCRIGIDDQDTEESLDRFVDTVADAGCMMFIVHARKAWLDGLSPKENRDVPPLDYDRVHRLKTRRSDLAIVINGGLGSLPHAAPHLVHVDGVMLGRAAYADPYLLAAVDQTLYGEAEAPLTRLEVLDRFIDYVGGELDRGVRLNAMTRHVLGLFHGQPRARAFRRHIAENAHLPGAGNEVLEQARDIVSGAAPEIRTAESRSAA; encoded by the coding sequence ATGTCTTTGAAACCAGATTCGCACCGTTTCTGCGTCGCGCCGATGATGGAATGGACCGACCGCCACTGCCGCACCTTCTTGCGGCTGATTTCGGCGCGCGCCTTTCTGTACACCGAGATGGTGACGGCCGATGCGGTGCTCCATGGCGATCGCGTTCGCGTGCTTGGGTTCAACGCTGCCGAACATCCCGTCGGCCTGCAGCTCGGCGGTAGCGATCCCGCAGGTCTCGCCGAGGCCGCGCGGATCGGCGCCGACTGGGGTTACGACGAAATCAATCTGAACATTGGCTGCCCGTCGGACCGGGTGCAGTCCGGCCGGTTCGGCGCCTGTCTCATGGCGGAGCCGAAACTTGTCGCGGAGTGCGTCAGCGCGATGAGGGACGCCGTCGACGTTCCGGTGACGGTCAAATGCCGGATCGGTATCGACGATCAAGATACGGAAGAAAGCCTCGACCGGTTTGTCGATACGGTCGCGGATGCCGGCTGCATGATGTTCATCGTTCATGCGCGCAAGGCCTGGCTCGACGGATTGAGCCCGAAAGAGAACCGAGACGTTCCGCCTCTGGACTACGACCGTGTGCATCGCCTGAAGACCCGGCGCAGCGATCTTGCCATCGTCATCAATGGCGGTCTTGGCTCGCTGCCGCATGCGGCGCCGCATCTCGTTCACGTGGACGGTGTGATGCTGGGCCGCGCGGCTTACGCGGATCCGTATCTCCTGGCCGCCGTGGACCAGACGCTCTACGGCGAGGCGGAAGCGCCGCTCACGCGCCTTGAGGTGCTTGACCGCTTTATCGATTATGTCGGGGGCGAGCTCGACCGCGGTGTGCGGTTGAATGCGATGACCCGGCATGTCCTCGGCCTGTTCCATGGACAGCCGCGGGCGCGCGCCTTCCGGCGGCATATCGCCGAGAATGCGCACTTGCCTGGCGCCGGCAACGAGGTGCTTGAGCAGGCCCGCGACATTGTCAGCGGTGCGGCGCCGGAAATTCGGACGGCAGAGAGCAGATCCGCCGCATAG
- a CDS encoding TerC family protein: MAFIDTLVMGKPAWMWAIFMTIVVILLAVDLGLFHRKAREIGVRESLLLSAFYITIGLAFGAWVWINIGPTSGKEYLTGFLVEKTLSMDNIFVMSLIFTYFGIPRIYQHRVLFYGILGVILLRGIVIALGAWLVASFHWVLYIFALLLIFTGIKMLLPGDDEPDIEENFALRIMRRFLRITPKLHGQRFFIRQPDEKTGKILTWVTPLFVAMILIEIVDVIFALDSIPAIFAITTDTFVVYTSNIFAILGLRALYFALAAVIDRFSYLKPALAMILVFIGSKIFVADLAGWEKFPSSVSLSVTIALIAGGILYSLWRTQRDDEPPSSNNKVQNAKPGDV; encoded by the coding sequence ATGGCGTTCATCGACACCCTGGTCATGGGCAAGCCCGCTTGGATGTGGGCAATCTTCATGACCATCGTGGTCATTCTGCTTGCGGTCGATCTTGGACTGTTTCACCGCAAAGCCCGGGAAATCGGCGTCCGGGAAAGCCTGCTTCTCAGCGCCTTCTACATCACGATCGGCCTCGCCTTCGGCGCATGGGTCTGGATCAATATCGGGCCCACCAGCGGCAAGGAATACCTCACCGGGTTCCTCGTGGAGAAGACGTTGTCCATGGACAACATCTTCGTCATGTCGCTGATTTTCACCTATTTCGGAATTCCCCGGATTTATCAGCACCGGGTGCTGTTCTACGGCATCCTTGGGGTGATCCTGCTGCGCGGCATCGTCATCGCGTTGGGCGCCTGGCTCGTCGCGAGCTTCCACTGGGTCCTGTACATCTTCGCGCTGCTGCTGATCTTCACCGGCATCAAGATGCTGCTTCCAGGAGACGATGAGCCGGACATCGAAGAGAACTTCGCCCTGAGAATTATGCGGCGATTCTTGCGCATCACGCCCAAGCTGCACGGACAGCGCTTCTTCATCCGGCAGCCGGACGAGAAGACGGGCAAGATCCTCACATGGGTTACGCCGCTCTTCGTCGCGATGATCCTGATCGAGATCGTCGACGTGATCTTTGCCCTCGACAGCATTCCCGCCATCTTCGCGATTACCACGGACACGTTCGTGGTCTACACGTCCAACATCTTCGCGATCCTTGGCTTGCGCGCGCTCTATTTCGCGCTCGCCGCCGTGATCGATCGATTTTCCTACCTCAAGCCTGCCCTCGCCATGATCTTGGTGTTCATCGGCTCGAAAATATTCGTCGCCGACCTCGCAGGCTGGGAGAAGTTCCCCTCCTCGGTATCACTCAGCGTGACGATCGCGTTGATCGCCGGCGGGATCCTCTACTCGCTCTGGCGCACGCAACGCGATGACGAGCCGCCGAGCTCGAACAACAAGGTCCAGAACGCAAAACCTGGGGATGTCTAG
- a CDS encoding LysR substrate-binding domain-containing protein has product MPTLRQLEYLVAVADNRHFGRAAERVNVTQPTLSEQLRTLEQRLGVELVERSRSNVVVTPLGFEVVEIARRMLQDAQRIVDITGHAGSGIAGVVRLGLPSTIGPYLLPRVDPTLHATYPKLKLYAREELPHALPRELAEGIHDVIIAPLPVNQNGLKEAVLFEEPLYLAVPIDHELANRSSIKAADLEGVDLLALGPGHQLRELVVNLAAECGANLRYDYEGTSLDTLREMMATGLGVSLMPGLYVRSVVSKDPRFKTFDIGSRGLSRTIGMLWRKTKNPQHNFDNLAVLIRNIVKDEFGSSRVKTRAESVA; this is encoded by the coding sequence ATGCCCACACTGAGACAATTGGAATATTTGGTTGCCGTCGCCGACAACCGTCACTTCGGACGGGCCGCGGAACGGGTCAATGTCACCCAACCGACGCTGAGCGAGCAGCTTCGCACGCTGGAGCAGCGACTGGGCGTCGAGCTTGTCGAGCGGTCCCGATCGAATGTGGTGGTCACTCCCCTCGGTTTTGAGGTCGTCGAGATCGCGCGCCGTATGCTCCAAGACGCTCAGCGCATCGTCGATATCACGGGGCATGCGGGCTCGGGCATCGCAGGCGTCGTGCGCCTCGGGCTGCCCTCCACGATCGGACCCTATCTTCTCCCGCGCGTCGACCCCACCCTTCACGCGACCTACCCCAAGCTCAAGCTCTACGCCCGCGAGGAGTTGCCTCATGCCCTTCCGCGGGAGCTGGCCGAGGGTATTCACGACGTGATCATAGCCCCCCTGCCCGTGAACCAGAACGGCCTGAAGGAGGCTGTCCTTTTTGAGGAACCGCTTTATCTCGCCGTCCCGATCGACCACGAGTTGGCCAACCGGTCCAGCATCAAGGCGGCCGACCTCGAGGGGGTCGACCTTCTGGCCCTTGGACCGGGCCACCAGCTCCGCGAACTGGTTGTGAACCTCGCGGCGGAATGCGGCGCGAATCTGCGCTACGACTACGAGGGCACCAGCCTGGATACGCTGCGTGAAATGATGGCCACGGGCCTCGGCGTGAGCCTGATGCCCGGGCTTTACGTCCGCAGCGTCGTCAGCAAAGACCCCCGTTTCAAGACCTTCGACATCGGCAGCCGTGGGTTGAGCCGGACCATTGGCATGCTCTGGCGCAAGACAAAGAACCCACAACATAATTTCGACAATCTAGCCGTATTGATCCGGAACATCGTAAAAGATGAATTCGGCTCCAGCCGTGTTAAGACACGGGCGGAGTCAGTCGCCTAG
- a CDS encoding isoprenylcysteine carboxylmethyltransferase family protein, giving the protein MIDFSYTHAVFVVGLIVGITLNFLMLRTLFFPPFRVWPTPGPGTWQSVTFWTLFRAGMVLTFVMGILDWNSAGLVDLSRLIIGLPLFLVGFGITVFGYFNLGLGNTYCGEDGLISHGLYRFSRNPQYASSILGLIGTVIMADSWLTVPLAFSASCVYVLMALTEEQWLEDRYGATYLEYKNRTARFFDLPGFIQYLVEKTQPSRRTG; this is encoded by the coding sequence ATGATCGATTTCAGTTACACACACGCCGTTTTCGTTGTGGGCCTCATCGTCGGCATCACGCTGAACTTCCTGATGCTGCGGACCCTGTTCTTCCCGCCCTTCCGGGTTTGGCCGACGCCCGGCCCGGGGACTTGGCAGAGTGTAACCTTCTGGACGTTGTTCCGCGCCGGCATGGTGCTGACCTTCGTCATGGGTATTCTGGATTGGAATAGCGCAGGCCTGGTCGATCTCAGTCGCCTCATCATTGGCCTTCCGCTGTTCCTTGTTGGCTTCGGCATCACGGTATTCGGCTACTTCAATCTCGGCCTCGGCAACACGTATTGCGGCGAGGACGGATTGATTAGCCACGGCCTCTACCGTTTCAGCCGCAACCCGCAATATGCCTCATCGATTCTCGGCCTGATCGGCACGGTCATCATGGCCGACTCCTGGCTCACTGTTCCCTTGGCCTTCTCTGCCAGCTGCGTCTACGTGCTGATGGCGCTGACCGAGGAGCAATGGCTCGAGGATCGCTACGGCGCGACCTATCTTGAGTACAAGAACCGCACGGCGCGTTTCTTCGACCTGCCGGGGTTCATCCAGTACCTAGTCGAGAAAACGCAGCCGTCCCGCCGCACCGGCTAG
- a CDS encoding phosphomannomutase/phosphoglucomutase codes for MFPKPRQDLVPNTAAFERLPLVKATGFREYDARWLFPDEINLLGMEAVGLGLTTLMRERGVPLRIVVGHDFRSYSSAIKAALMTGLLAGGAEVHDIGLALSPMAYFAQFELDVEGVAMVTASHNDNGWTGIKMGIDRPLTFSPDDMTRLKEIVMNAEFGEYDGGGRYIYVPDLPERYMADLLKHPTYTRKMKVVVSCGNGTAAAFAPEVLSKLGCEVIPLNCELDHSFPAHNPNPEDLAMLNATRDAVLEHKADLALVFDGDGDRCGVVDNTGEAIFADKVGVMLARDISALHKDAHFVVDVKSTGLFKTDPVLLENGAHTAYWKTGHSYIKRYSHENGALVGFEKSGHFFFNKPIGRGYDDGLVSAMAVLDMLERNPGKTLAELKDALPRTWQSPTMSPHCADETKYGVVDEVVKHFEDVAERGETLAGQKIRELITVNGIRIVLEDGTWGLVRASSNKPELVVVVESPTSEANMRAIFAEIDKELANHPEVGEYNQKI; via the coding sequence ATGTTCCCGAAGCCACGCCAGGATCTCGTCCCCAACACCGCCGCGTTCGAGCGTCTTCCCCTCGTCAAAGCCACGGGCTTTCGGGAATACGACGCGCGCTGGCTCTTTCCGGATGAAATCAATCTCCTCGGCATGGAAGCGGTCGGGCTCGGGCTCACGACGCTGATGCGCGAACGGGGCGTCCCCTTGCGAATCGTCGTCGGCCACGACTTCAGGTCCTATTCGTCGGCCATCAAGGCCGCGCTCATGACAGGGCTCCTGGCCGGCGGGGCGGAAGTCCACGACATCGGCCTAGCGCTATCGCCGATGGCCTATTTCGCCCAGTTCGAGCTCGACGTGGAAGGCGTCGCCATGGTCACCGCCAGCCACAACGACAATGGCTGGACCGGCATCAAGATGGGCATAGACCGCCCGCTGACCTTCTCGCCGGATGATATGACCCGGCTGAAAGAGATCGTGATGAATGCCGAATTCGGCGAGTACGACGGAGGCGGACGGTACATCTACGTGCCCGATCTGCCGGAACGCTACATGGCCGATCTGCTGAAGCACCCCACATACACGCGCAAAATGAAGGTGGTCGTCTCGTGCGGCAACGGCACGGCGGCGGCCTTCGCGCCTGAGGTGCTGTCTAAGCTCGGCTGCGAGGTGATCCCGCTCAATTGCGAACTCGATCACAGCTTTCCGGCGCACAATCCCAACCCGGAAGACCTCGCAATGCTGAACGCCACGCGCGACGCGGTCCTGGAACACAAAGCCGATCTCGCCCTCGTCTTCGACGGCGACGGCGACCGCTGCGGTGTTGTCGACAATACGGGCGAGGCCATCTTCGCCGACAAGGTGGGCGTGATGCTCGCGCGGGATATTTCTGCGCTCCACAAGGACGCCCATTTCGTCGTCGACGTGAAATCCACCGGCCTGTTCAAGACCGACCCTGTTCTCCTCGAGAACGGGGCGCATACGGCCTATTGGAAAACCGGTCACTCCTACATCAAGCGCTACAGCCACGAGAACGGAGCGTTGGTCGGCTTTGAGAAGTCCGGGCACTTCTTCTTCAACAAGCCGATCGGGCGCGGCTACGACGACGGGCTGGTTTCAGCCATGGCGGTGCTCGACATGCTCGAGCGCAATCCCGGCAAGACTCTCGCTGAGTTGAAGGACGCCCTTCCCCGCACGTGGCAGTCTCCCACCATGTCGCCGCACTGCGCCGACGAGACCAAATACGGCGTGGTCGATGAGGTCGTGAAGCACTTCGAGGATGTCGCGGAACGCGGTGAAACGCTGGCGGGCCAGAAAATCCGTGAACTGATTACCGTGAACGGAATTCGCATCGTGCTCGAAGACGGCACGTGGGGACTTGTGCGCGCTTCATCGAACAAGCCCGAGCTCGTGGTCGTGGTCGAAAGCCCCACGTCGGAAGCCAACATGCGGGCCATCTTCGCCGAGATCGACAAGGAACTCGCCAATCATCCGGAAGTAGGCGAATATAATCAGAAGATCTAG
- a CDS encoding TIGR02281 family clan AA aspartic protease yields the protein MRSANKHLLQEAAQWILVAAALFVVIYFFEDIKALVVASDGEMPRILTSRSEPDEKTDTGFSGVVRLKADRRGHFVFTGKVDGRPVTFMADTGASIVALTYEDARRAGLSPANLDFSARVSTANGIAKVAPVTLSRVRVGSITLRDVPAAVAEKGALDVNLLGMSFLGRLESFNLSGDELVLNQ from the coding sequence GTGCGGTCGGCGAACAAACACCTGCTACAAGAGGCGGCCCAGTGGATCCTGGTCGCTGCAGCCCTCTTTGTCGTCATCTATTTCTTTGAAGACATCAAGGCCTTGGTCGTCGCGTCCGATGGCGAGATGCCCCGCATCCTCACGTCGCGATCCGAGCCCGACGAGAAGACCGATACGGGATTTTCGGGCGTTGTCCGGCTGAAGGCAGACCGGCGCGGTCACTTCGTCTTCACGGGCAAGGTGGACGGACGCCCGGTGACGTTCATGGCCGATACCGGCGCGTCCATCGTCGCGCTGACCTATGAGGATGCGCGGCGTGCTGGCCTCTCGCCGGCTAATCTCGATTTCAGTGCGCGCGTTTCCACGGCCAACGGCATCGCCAAGGTCGCCCCGGTGACCCTGTCGCGGGTCCGCGTCGGAAGCATCACGCTCCGCGACGTCCCTGCCGCCGTCGCGGAGAAAGGCGCGCTCGACGTCAACTTGCTCGGCATGAGCTTTCTCGGGCGCCTGGAGAGCTTCAACCTGAGCGGCGACGAACTGGTTCTCAACCAATAG